In Oryza sativa Japonica Group chromosome 11, ASM3414082v1, the following are encoded in one genomic region:
- the LOC4350559 gene encoding uncharacterized protein, producing MHTSKELTTDHEPPVVELTTDAEYAQEQPRLVRFFGTTIVLSLGLLHAACSLHWAHRPLPRGVGTAAFGATAVLCLAVGAVSLLLSWSAAARMTATKALPTRRVERRLLNRLCAAVHASSALLMLAPVGLLVLVADKAYAFAVVVPLGPVGASLFPVVRNGARFGFAWGAAQYEAHEHDLRRYFGLAAGVTVPTYVALLSHAVSDHFRPAGSAQRRHHDLGGVDAVECLLLYASTAGLALMLLATSPPALCFRHTRAVVVNHFLGVLADALLALVGLAALVATAEIAGGLAALAPTTNVIAACAIFAKEHEDEPDRRGQDDTKDHLCSSSSSRQPVAPLVVNSLAFGTVMLSYSALDGGRAFSWPEKACLVAVASLLVGNLSQMALQRRAVRTDSVVTTALSLFDKVNKVTLLIAALGCMAVLATHKITASH from the exons ATGCATACGTCCAAG GAATTGACGACGGATCATGAGCCGCCGGTGGTGGAGCTCACCACGGACGCGGAGTACGCGCAGGAGCAGCCCCGGCTCGTCCGGTTCTTTGGCACGACCATCGTGCTGAGCCTGGGGCTACTGCACGCCGCTTGCTCCCTGCACTGGGCTCATCGTCCTCTCCCTCGCGGCGTCGGCACGGCCGCGTTCGGCGCCACTGCGGTGCTGTGCCTCGCGGTGGGCGCGGTGTCGCTGCTGCTCTCGTGGAGTGCTGCGGCGAGGATGACGGCGACGAAGGCGCTGCCCACGCGGCGTGTCGAGCGGCGGCTGCTCAACCGGCTCTGCGCCGCGGTCCACGCGTCGTCCGCGCTGCTCATGCTCGCGCCGGTCGGCCTGCTGGTGCTCGTCGCCGACAAGGCGTACGCGTTCGCCGTGGTCGTGCCGTTGGGGCCGGTGGGAGCGAGCCTCTTCCCCGTCGTGCGCAATGGAGCCCGCTTCGGCTTCGCCTGGGGCGCGGCGCAGTACGAGGCTCACGAGCATGACCTCCGGCGCTacttcggcctcgccgccggcgtcacaGTCCCCACCTACGTAGCGCTACTTTCTCATGCCGTCTCCGATCATTTCAGGCCGGCCGGCTCGGCTCAACGCCGGCACCATGATCTGGGCGGCGTGGACGCCGTCGAATGCCTCCTGCTGTACGCGTCTACCGCTGGCCTTGCGCTGATGCTTCTtgcgacgtcgccgccggcgctgtgCTTCCGTCACACGAGGGCAGTTGTCGTGAACCATTTCCTCGGCGTCCTCGCCGACGCGCTGCTGGCGTTGGtcggcctcgccgcgctcgtGGCCACGGCTGAGATCGCAGGTGGCTTGGCAGCATTGGCACCGACCACTAACGTCATAGCCGCATGTGCCATATTTGCGAAAGAGCACGAGGACGAGCCGGACCGTCGTGGGCAAGACGATACCAAAGATCACCTTTGttcatcgtcatcgtcgcgaCAGCCCGTGGCGCCCCTAGTGGTGAATTCGCTGGCGTTCGGCACGGTAATGCTGTCCTACTCGGCGCTTGATGGCGGCCGTGCCTTCAGCTGGCCGGAGAAGGCctgcctcgtcgccgtcgcttccCTGCTCGTCGGCAACCTTAGCCAGATGGCGCTGCAGCGCCGCGCCGTCCGCACGGATAGCGTGGTCACCACTGCACTGTCCCTCTTTGACAAGGTTAATAAGGTGACGTTGCTGATTGCTGCATTGGGTTGTATGGCTGTGTTAGCTACGCACAAAATTACTGCATCCCACTAG
- the LOC136354190 gene encoding uncharacterized protein — translation MDGGGRRPGGTDPTQGPSLARIWRRRRERAPAADGGGRRPGGADPAQGALPRADLAAAADGSERWRRERAAGGGSERRRRMGDDVDDDDDDPDDDDEWATTMTSRVVAAAATPTATIRRRRASSRPDPVAAGAAGGIGGGGSGSWRRRRERGQVVGGG, via the coding sequence atggatggTGGCGGGCGACGGCCGGGCGGCACAGATCCGACGCAGGGGCCCTCCCTCgcgcggatctggcggcggcggcgtgagcgaGCACCGGCGGCGGATGGTGGCGGGCGACGGCCGGGCGGCGCGGATCCGGCGCAGGGGGCCCTCCCTCgcgcggatctggcggcggcggcggatgggagcgagcggtggcggcgggagcgagcagccggcggcgggagtgagcggcggcggcgcatgggtgatgacgtcgacgacgacgacgacgaccccgacgacgacgacgagtgggCGACAACGATGACGTCGCGGGTGGTGGCGGCTGCGGCAACCCCGACGGCgacgatccggcggcggcgagcctcgtCCCGCCCGGATCCcgtggcggcgggagcggccggcgggatcgggggcggcgggagcgggagctggcggcggcggcgggagcgggggCAAGTCGtgggcggcggctag